In Arachis stenosperma cultivar V10309 chromosome 1, arast.V10309.gnm1.PFL2, whole genome shotgun sequence, one DNA window encodes the following:
- the LOC130962136 gene encoding serine/threonine/tyrosine-protein kinase HT1-like — translation MAMKNLYWLKEMSNNVKSGGRGRGGRRLSLGEYRRAVSWSKYIVSSGAAIKGEGEEEWSADLSQLFIGSKFASGRHSRIYRGIYKHIDVAIKLVSQPEEDEELAAQLENHFTSEVALLFRLHHPNIITFVGACKKPPVFCIITEYLAGGSLRSFLQRQGPHSLPLELVLKLALDIAKGMQYLHSQGILHRDLKSENLLLGEDMCVKVADFGISCLESQIGSAKGFTGTYRWMAPEMIKEKHHTKKVDVYSFAIVLWELLTGLTPFENMTPEQAAFAVTHKNARPPLPCDCPWAFSNLINKCWSSNPKKRPHFDEIVTILESYIESLEKDPEFFTNYKPRRPRNLVLKCFPKCNCRHVSSSSKS, via the exons ATGGCGATGAAGAACTTGTACTGGTTGAAGGAAATGTCGAACAACGTGAAGTCAGGAGGAAGAGGGAGAGGAGGGAGGAGGCTGTCGCTGGGAGAATACAGAAGAGCGGTGTCATGGTCGAAGTACATAGTGTCGTCCGGTGCCGCCATTAAAGGAGAGGGAGAAGAGGAATGGAGTGCTGATCTGTCACAGCTGTTCATAGGTTCGAAATTCGCTTCTGGAAGGCACAGCAGGATCTACAGAGGGATATACAAGCACATCGATGTTGCCATCAAGCTTGTGAGCCAGCCTGAGGAGGATGAGGAATTGGCTGCTCAGCTTGAGAACCACTTCACTTCTGAGGTTGCGCTTCTCTTTCGCTTGCACCATCCTAATATCATTACT TTTGTAGGAGCTTGCAAGAAGCCCCCTGTATTTTGCATAATCACAGAATACTTAGCTGGTGGCTCATTGAGAAGCTTCCTTCAAAGGCAAGGACCACATTCACTCCCTCTAGAACTTGTTCTAAAGCTAGCTTTAGACATTGCCAAGGGTATGCAATACCTTCACTCTCAGGGCATACTCCACAGGGACCTCAAATCAGAGAATCTTCTCTTGGGTGAAGACATGTGTGTCAAAGTAGCAGACTTTGGGATCTCGTGCTTAGAATCCCAGATTGGTAGTGCTAAAGGGTTCACTGGAACTTACCGTTGGATGGCGCCAGAAATGATCAAGGAGAAGCACCATACCAAGAAAGTAGATGTTTACAGTTTCGCCATTGTTCTTTGGGAGCTTCTAACAGGACTAACACCCTTTGAGAATATGACACCAGAACAGGCAGCATTTGCAGTGACTCACAAG AATGCAAGGCCTCCATTACCATGTGATTGTCCATGGGCATTTAGTAATCTAATAAACAAATGCTGGTCAAGCAATCCGAAAAAACGACCACACTTTGATGAGATAGTCACTATTTTGGAGAGCTACATAGAATCACTGGAAAAAGATCCTGAATTTTTCACCAATTACAAACCACGTCGTCCACGTAATCTGGTTCTCAAATGCTTCCCAAAGTGTAACTGTCGCCATGTATCCTCTTCTTCCAAATCTTAG